The Gammaproteobacteria bacterium genome has a window encoding:
- the yidC gene encoding membrane protein insertase YidC → MNFQKKMLPYILLVASAFMLWNAWIAENAPKVTPQDTTSISVPTTSTITGTETNIVSNTDNIPNVPTASAQPNKVSQNSQIDQLIHVKTDVLDVAIDVNSGNLVKSSLLKFPQEQNKAEVPLTLFTSDPKKFYQAQSGFLSVSGQKEAITYTAEEKNYILTADQQSLTVTLNGVSSSGLAFVKAYTFYPGSYSVNQSYSVTNNGTTPWSGYYYSQLVRSDEVPDASDGTARYTFFGAATSTPEQHYNKVSFSSMDKEAVDLQKIQGGWVAMLQHYFVSALVPNKDQKVNFYSNVDSANHLYTIGVLSPTLSVESGKNYQSSMQLYSGPATANNLEKVAPNLKLTIDYGWLWFISIIIFWLMQHIYDIVGNWGWSIVLVTVVIKIIFYQLSAKSYRSMAAMKQLQPRIKTLQERFSDNKQELSKAMMELYKKEKVNPLGGCFPLLIQIPVFIALYWVIVESVELRQAPFIFWIHDLAMKDPFYVLPIIMGLTMFIQQKISPPPPDPVQAKVMMLLPVVFTVFFLQFPAGLVLYWIVNNTLSISQQWYMMRKYSGEKIDNKTHKKLDKKR, encoded by the coding sequence ATGAATTTTCAAAAAAAAATGTTGCCCTATATTCTTCTTGTTGCAAGTGCTTTCATGCTTTGGAATGCTTGGATAGCTGAAAACGCGCCTAAAGTTACTCCGCAAGATACTACATCTATTTCAGTTCCAACCACTTCTACCATAACCGGCACTGAAACTAATATAGTTTCAAATACTGATAATATCCCTAACGTCCCAACAGCGTCAGCACAACCTAATAAAGTCAGTCAAAATTCACAAATTGATCAACTTATTCATGTGAAGACAGATGTTCTCGATGTTGCTATTGATGTGAATAGCGGTAATTTGGTGAAGTCCTCTTTATTGAAATTTCCACAAGAGCAAAATAAAGCAGAAGTTCCTTTAACTTTGTTTACTTCTGATCCAAAGAAATTTTATCAAGCACAATCCGGATTTTTGTCAGTATCAGGCCAAAAAGAAGCTATTACTTATACTGCGGAAGAGAAAAATTACATTCTTACTGCTGATCAACAATCTTTAACAGTGACTCTCAATGGGGTTTCTTCCTCTGGGCTTGCTTTTGTTAAAGCTTATACTTTTTATCCAGGAAGTTACTCTGTAAATCAAAGTTACTCTGTGACAAATAATGGAACCACACCGTGGAGTGGATATTATTATTCGCAATTAGTGCGATCTGATGAAGTGCCTGACGCTTCTGATGGTACTGCGCGATATACATTTTTTGGTGCAGCAACTTCTACACCCGAGCAACACTATAATAAAGTGAGTTTTAGTTCGATGGATAAGGAAGCTGTTGATCTTCAAAAGATTCAGGGTGGCTGGGTGGCTATGCTGCAACATTACTTTGTAAGTGCGCTAGTCCCAAATAAAGATCAAAAAGTTAATTTTTATTCTAATGTGGATAGTGCAAATCACCTTTATACAATAGGCGTGTTGAGTCCAACTTTATCTGTAGAGTCTGGAAAAAATTATCAATCAAGCATGCAACTTTATTCTGGTCCTGCAACGGCAAATAATTTAGAAAAAGTTGCGCCTAATTTGAAACTAACTATTGATTACGGTTGGTTATGGTTTATTTCTATTATTATATTTTGGTTGATGCAGCATATTTACGATATTGTAGGTAATTGGGGTTGGTCAATTGTATTAGTCACTGTGGTGATCAAAATAATTTTTTATCAATTATCTGCAAAAAGTTATCGTTCAATGGCAGCGATGAAACAATTACAGCCACGCATTAAAACTTTGCAAGAACGTTTTTCTGATAATAAACAAGAGCTAAGCAAGGCGATGATGGAACTTTATAAGAAAGAAAAAGTTAATCCATTAGGCGGGTGTTTTCCATTACTGATACAAATTCCTGTTTTCATCGCACTTTATTGGGTGATTGTTGAAAGTGTCGAATTGAGACAAGCGCCGTTTATTTTTTGGATTCATGATCTCGCGATGAAAGATCCTTTTTATGTATTGCCTATAATTATGGGCTTAACCATGTTTATTCAACAAAAAATTTCACCTCCACCGCCAGACCCTGTGCAGGCGAAAGTGATGATGTTGTTACCTGTTGTTTTTACTGTATTTTTCCTGCAGTTTCCTGCAGGTTTAGTTTTATATTGGATTGTGAATAATACCTTATCGATATCACAGCAATGGTATATGATGAGAAAATATAGTGGCGAAAAAATAGATAATAAAACACATAAAAAATTAGACAAGAAAAGGTAA
- the yidD gene encoding membrane protein insertion efficiency factor YidD, with amino-acid sequence MLFLRKAISAPVIGLLYFYRWFISPLLGPRCRFYPSCSEYAIAAVQNHGIIRGLFLSVKRLLKCHPWHSGGVDPVPIIKKKRIYDKRF; translated from the coding sequence ATGCTTTTTTTGCGCAAAGCAATTAGCGCGCCTGTTATTGGCTTATTGTATTTCTATCGTTGGTTCATTAGCCCTTTATTAGGCCCACGATGTCGATTTTATCCAAGCTGTTCTGAGTATGCCATTGCAGCAGTTCAAAACCATGGTATCATTCGGGGGCTTTTTTTAAGCGTGAAGCGTTTATTAAAATGCCATCCTTGGCATTCTGGCGGCGTTGATCCTGTTCCAATAATTAAAAAGAAAAGGATTTACGATAAAAGATTTTGA
- the rnpA gene encoding ribonuclease P protein component yields MTFSFSRSLRLLKKPQYDYVFQSAKKIGMRSATLLYRLNNLEHPRLGLIVSKKTAKHANERNRFKRVSRESFRLMQNSLPNIDIVILSRGKIAESDNQALFSEFSDAWQKLIKIK; encoded by the coding sequence GTGACTTTTTCTTTTTCAAGGTCATTGAGACTATTAAAAAAACCTCAATATGATTATGTATTCCAATCTGCAAAAAAGATTGGAATGCGTTCTGCTACCTTGCTTTATCGTCTAAATAACCTCGAGCATCCTCGACTAGGTTTAATTGTTTCTAAAAAAACCGCTAAGCATGCCAATGAAAGAAACCGCTTCAAGCGAGTTTCCCGTGAGTCTTTTCGTCTTATGCAAAATAGCTTACCTAATATTGATATTGTTATCCTTTCTCGGGGGAAAATTGCTGAATCCGATAACCAGGCTCTATTTTCTGAATTTAGTGATGCATGGCAAAAATTAATAAAAATAAAATAA
- the rpmH gene encoding 50S ribosomal protein L34, whose amino-acid sequence MKRTFQPSVLKRKRTHGFRERMKTKDGRNVISRRRAKGRHKLTA is encoded by the coding sequence ATGAAAAGAACATTTCAACCCAGCGTGTTGAAGCGTAAACGTACTCACGGTTTTCGTGAACGTATGAAAACTAAAGATGGCCGTAACGTTATTAGTCGTCGTCGTGCTAAAGGTAGACATAAACTGACAGCTTAG
- a CDS encoding lipoprotein — translation MIKKLIVTLFSFSFLISLSGCGQTGPLYLPDHPSAKSNTPD, via the coding sequence ATGATAAAAAAACTCATCGTTACGCTATTCAGTTTTTCTTTTTTAATCAGTTTATCAGGATGTGGTCAAACAGGACCGCTCTATCTACCTGATCATCCATCAGCTAAATCGAATACACCGGATTAA
- the dapF gene encoding diaminopimelate epimerase encodes MLLKFTKMHGLGNDFAVFDGISQKIDFPISVIQQLGHRHFGIGFDQLLLIEKGIPNVSDFHYRIFNADGSESGQCGNGVRCVARFLNEKKISNKTTLQLSAAAGVMTVELENFDHIQVNMGLPILEPKQIPMDMPYVAKQYVLSLFETEQKIMAVSMGNPHAIIRVDNVDKAPVASLGDRISHHPAFPERTNVEFMQIIDRNKIKLRVYERGAGETLACGTGACASVVAGIINQWLDSNVEVELTGGTLKIEWKGVGHPVMMTGPAVTVYEGEFIV; translated from the coding sequence ATGTTATTAAAATTCACTAAAATGCATGGATTAGGTAATGATTTTGCAGTATTTGATGGAATTTCTCAAAAAATAGATTTTCCAATTTCAGTAATTCAACAGTTAGGCCACAGACATTTTGGGATAGGATTTGATCAATTATTACTAATTGAGAAGGGCATTCCTAACGTTTCTGATTTTCATTATCGTATTTTTAATGCTGATGGGTCTGAATCTGGCCAATGTGGTAACGGCGTGCGTTGTGTAGCGCGTTTTTTAAATGAAAAAAAGATAAGCAATAAAACTACATTACAACTTTCTGCCGCTGCAGGGGTGATGACGGTCGAGCTGGAAAATTTTGATCATATCCAGGTGAATATGGGATTACCTATACTTGAACCTAAACAAATTCCTATGGATATGCCCTATGTTGCGAAACAATATGTGCTCAGTCTTTTTGAAACAGAGCAAAAAATTATGGCAGTCTCTATGGGGAATCCTCATGCGATTATACGTGTAGATAATGTGGATAAAGCGCCAGTCGCGAGTTTAGGTGACAGAATCAGCCATCATCCGGCGTTTCCAGAAAGAACGAATGTTGAATTTATGCAAATTATTGATCGTAATAAAATCAAATTACGTGTCTATGAACGGGGAGCGGGAGAAACACTAGCGTGTGGAACGGGCGCCTGTGCTTCTGTAGTCGCTGGAATAATAAATCAATGGTTGGATAGTAATGTTGAAGTTGAACTCACTGGCGGTACCTTAAAAATCGAATGGAAGGGTGTTGGCCATCCCGTTATGATGACAGGACCGGCAGTGACAGTGTATGAAGGTGAATTTATTGTATAA
- the hemW gene encoding radical SAM family heme chaperone HemW, which translates to MNKNLSLYIHLPWCIKKCPYCDFNSHAVIGDIPEEAYIDCLLEDFNSHLTSIEGRQISSVFFGGGTPSLFSAESLNRLLKTLQSSIAFSSDCEITLEANPGTVEQTRFRKYFEIGINRISLGIQSFQADKLKALGRIHNDIEAHTAIDSVKKAGFINFNIDLMHGLPNQTSEESLNDIAQAINHKPTHLSWYQLTIEPNTYFYKHTPTLPNENTLESIEMEGLGLLEKNNYQRYEISAYSLPGKQSQHNKNYWLFGDYLGIGAGAHSKLTVNSKITRHWNHKSPHSYMKKNELFISNKIEIKEPDIIFEFMLNALRLFEPVSFELFEQKTGLNRNVLKIPFELAVKKGLLKNKSFIETTDLGKKFLNDLCRIFIQ; encoded by the coding sequence ATGAATAAAAATTTATCTCTTTATATTCATCTCCCTTGGTGTATCAAAAAATGCCCTTATTGTGATTTTAATTCGCATGCAGTTATTGGAGATATACCTGAGGAAGCTTACATTGATTGCCTTTTAGAAGATTTTAATTCACATCTTACTTCTATTGAAGGAAGACAAATTAGTAGTGTTTTTTTTGGCGGGGGAACGCCCAGTTTGTTTTCAGCTGAAAGTTTAAATCGATTACTTAAAACACTGCAATCTTCCATTGCATTTTCTAGTGATTGTGAAATTACTTTAGAAGCTAATCCAGGTACTGTTGAACAAACCCGATTTAGAAAATATTTTGAAATTGGCATTAATCGAATTTCTCTTGGGATACAAAGTTTTCAAGCAGATAAATTAAAAGCATTAGGAAGAATTCATAATGATATTGAAGCACACACGGCTATTGATTCGGTGAAAAAAGCGGGGTTTATCAATTTTAATATTGATCTGATGCATGGATTACCTAATCAAACCTCAGAAGAATCATTGAACGATATTGCTCAAGCAATAAATCACAAGCCTACTCATTTATCATGGTACCAACTGACTATTGAACCTAACACTTATTTTTATAAACACACTCCAACTCTTCCAAATGAAAATACGCTTGAATCAATAGAAATGGAAGGTCTTGGTTTACTCGAAAAAAACAATTATCAACGATATGAAATATCTGCATATTCTTTACCGGGTAAACAGTCTCAACATAATAAAAATTATTGGTTATTTGGAGATTATTTAGGAATAGGCGCTGGAGCTCATAGTAAATTAACCGTAAATTCAAAAATAACAAGACATTGGAACCATAAATCTCCTCATTCTTATATGAAAAAAAATGAGCTTTTTATTTCTAATAAAATTGAAATAAAAGAACCTGACATTATTTTTGAGTTCATGTTGAATGCATTACGTTTATTTGAACCTGTTAGTTTTGAACTTTTTGAACAAAAAACCGGATTAAATCGAAATGTTCTTAAAATTCCTTTTGAGTTGGCTGTTAAAAAAGGATTATTAAAAAATAAAAGTTTTATTGAAACTACTGATCTTGGGAAAAAATTCTTGAATGATCTTTGTAGAATTTTTATACAATAA
- a CDS encoding type II toxin-antitoxin system RelE/ParE family toxin, protein MTQYVLSLLAEKDIDEINSYLMSENVTSARKFIESLHNTAILLAENPYIGHTRTDLTSYPVRFYTFKWHYLIIYKACLPLEIVRVLSGYRDIANIINNNE, encoded by the coding sequence ATGACCCAGTATGTCTTATCATTACTCGCAGAAAAGGATATAGACGAAATTAACTCATATTTAATGAGTGAAAATGTAACATCAGCTCGAAAATTTATTGAGAGTTTACACAATACTGCCATTCTGCTCGCCGAAAATCCTTATATTGGTCATACTAGAACTGATTTAACTTCTTATCCTGTACGATTTTACACTTTTAAGTGGCATTATCTTATTATTTATAAGGCATGTCTTCCGTTAGAAATTGTACGCGTGCTTAGTGGTTATCGAGATATTGCTAATATTATAAATAATAATGAATAA
- a CDS encoding type II toxin-antitoxin system ParD family antitoxin, whose translation MNISLTPELEKYIYEKLHGGFYSSVSEIIREALRTMLQRDSSYHARHQLNLAIEQGLDDLNKGNKISGEEMFKKFNKKIDAFESKE comes from the coding sequence ATGAATATTTCTTTAACTCCAGAATTAGAAAAATATATTTACGAAAAACTGCACGGTGGATTTTATTCCTCTGTGAGTGAAATTATTCGTGAAGCTCTACGTACCATGTTGCAACGAGACTCTTCTTATCATGCTCGTCATCAATTAAATTTAGCTATTGAGCAAGGTTTAGATGACTTAAACAAAGGGAATAAAATTTCTGGAGAAGAAATGTTTAAGAAATTCAATAAAAAAATTGATGCATTTGAGTCAAAAGAATGA
- a CDS encoding malate dehydrogenase — MTKQRIKVAISGAAGQISYALLFRVAAGDMFGPDCEIELQLLELEGAMPLLQATAMELDDCAFPLLKKITCTSDIRTAMNGANYVLLVGAVPRKQGMERSDLLKINGGIFGPQGKAINDVAAKDVKVFVVGNPCNTNCLIAMHSAPDVPKEQFFAMTALDENRAKRQLAYKAGVDVTEVSQMIIWGNHSAMQYPDFYNAKISGKPATDVITDIAWLKNEFVPMIQQRGATVIKARGSSSAASAANAIVDGIRRLVFDTPINEIVSMSVCSQGEYGVDKGLIFSMPCRVKQGQLEVVTNFQLNDFGQAKFQLVLDELRQEHKAVLEMGLLK, encoded by the coding sequence ATGACAAAACAACGTATAAAAGTCGCTATTAGCGGCGCAGCAGGCCAAATTAGCTATGCATTACTTTTTAGAGTAGCAGCGGGCGATATGTTTGGCCCGGATTGTGAAATTGAGCTACAATTGCTCGAATTGGAAGGAGCGATGCCATTGCTTCAAGCAACGGCCATGGAATTAGATGACTGTGCATTTCCTCTTTTAAAGAAAATCACCTGTACCTCTGATATTCGAACCGCAATGAATGGCGCAAATTATGTATTATTGGTTGGAGCAGTGCCGCGTAAACAAGGTATGGAGCGATCTGATCTATTAAAGATCAATGGAGGTATTTTTGGACCACAAGGTAAAGCCATCAATGATGTTGCCGCCAAAGATGTTAAAGTATTTGTGGTGGGCAATCCTTGCAATACAAACTGTTTAATTGCGATGCATTCAGCGCCTGACGTTCCTAAAGAACAATTTTTTGCTATGACTGCGCTGGATGAAAATCGAGCTAAAAGACAATTAGCCTACAAAGCAGGTGTCGATGTGACTGAGGTTTCACAAATGATTATTTGGGGCAATCATTCTGCTATGCAATATCCTGATTTTTATAATGCTAAAATCAGTGGAAAACCAGCGACTGATGTGATTACGGATATTGCATGGCTGAAAAATGAATTTGTACCTATGATTCAGCAACGCGGCGCGACAGTCATTAAAGCTCGCGGCTCTTCATCTGCGGCTTCAGCAGCTAATGCAATTGTTGATGGAATTCGGCGACTGGTATTTGATACGCCTATCAATGAAATTGTTTCAATGTCAGTTTGTTCTCAGGGTGAGTATGGGGTTGATAAAGGATTGATATTCTCTATGCCTTGCAGAGTTAAGCAGGGGCAGTTGGAAGTGGTGACGAATTTTCAGCTAAATGATTTTGGACAAGCTAAATTTCAACTAGTGTTAGACGAGCTTAGACAAGAACATAAAGCAGTGCTAGAAATGGGATTGCTTAAGTAG
- the rdgB gene encoding RdgB/HAM1 family non-canonical purine NTP pyrophosphatase — translation MKIVLASHNTGKLEEFVHLFTGTNITMLPFLDYCDEGIEETGLTFVENAILKARYGCQKTGLPCIADDSGLVVPALNGAPGIYSARYAGTHGDMSANIEKLLNEMQHVPETKRQAYFQCVLVFMLNEDDPTPVIAEARWHGIITHDQSGHRGHGYDPVVFLPQKNCTVAQLSMEEKNKLSHRAQAMKILMEKLC, via the coding sequence ATGAAAATTGTTCTTGCAAGTCATAATACAGGTAAGCTTGAAGAATTTGTCCATCTATTTACTGGCACAAATATTACAATGCTACCTTTTCTTGATTATTGTGATGAAGGGATTGAAGAAACTGGATTAACGTTTGTTGAAAATGCAATTTTGAAAGCCCGTTATGGTTGCCAAAAAACAGGACTACCCTGTATTGCTGATGATTCTGGATTAGTAGTGCCGGCACTCAATGGAGCTCCAGGGATATATTCAGCGCGTTATGCAGGAACACATGGTGATATGTCTGCAAATATCGAAAAATTACTCAATGAGATGCAACATGTTCCAGAAACAAAACGCCAAGCCTATTTTCAATGCGTGTTAGTTTTTATGTTGAATGAAGATGATCCAACACCTGTTATCGCTGAGGCTCGTTGGCATGGTATAATTACGCATGATCAAAGTGGTCACCGTGGCCATGGCTATGATCCTGTGGTATTTTTGCCACAAAAAAATTGTACTGTTGCTCAACTAAGTATGGAAGAAAAAAATAAACTCAGCCATCGTGCGCAAGCAATGAAGATTTTAATGGAAAAATTATGTTAG
- a CDS encoding ABC transporter ATP-binding protein, which yields MMLAIEISGLTKIYKGGFEALKGIDLSVNHGDFFALLGPNGAGKSTTIGIITTLVNKTSGTVKVYGYDLDKTPQKIKELIGVVPQEFNMAVFNKVYDIVYDQAGYYGVEKKLAKIQTEKLLTSLGLWEKRNETVRQLSGGMKRRLMIARALVHQPKFLVLDEPTAGVDIELRRSMWEFLQEINQQGTTIILTTHYLEEAEHLCNKIAIIDQGRIIINTDMKTLLSQLNVETIILDLRHPIDKLSDISPYICRLIDASTIEVDITKDQNVNLLFQQLTEHGISIASLRNKSSRLEELFIHLVNKK from the coding sequence ATTATGTTAGCAATTGAGATTAGTGGGTTAACAAAAATCTATAAAGGCGGCTTTGAAGCATTGAAAGGTATTGATTTATCAGTCAATCATGGAGATTTTTTTGCATTGCTTGGGCCTAATGGCGCAGGAAAATCTACGACCATAGGCATTATCACAACACTGGTGAATAAAACATCCGGTACTGTTAAAGTCTATGGGTATGATCTTGATAAAACACCTCAAAAAATAAAAGAACTTATTGGTGTTGTACCGCAAGAATTTAACATGGCAGTTTTCAATAAAGTTTATGATATTGTTTATGATCAAGCGGGCTATTACGGAGTTGAAAAAAAACTTGCCAAAATACAAACAGAAAAATTATTAACTTCTCTTGGTTTATGGGAAAAACGCAATGAAACAGTACGTCAACTTTCTGGTGGAATGAAGCGACGTTTAATGATTGCGCGTGCTTTAGTGCATCAGCCAAAATTTCTTGTTTTAGACGAGCCAACCGCGGGCGTAGATATTGAGTTGCGTCGCTCAATGTGGGAATTTTTGCAGGAAATTAATCAGCAAGGGACTACTATTATTTTGACGACGCATTATCTTGAAGAAGCCGAACATCTTTGTAATAAAATAGCGATTATTGATCAAGGCCGTATTATCATCAATACGGATATGAAGACTTTATTGTCACAATTAAACGTAGAAACGATTATTCTAGATTTGCGTCACCCGATTGATAAATTATCTGATATATCGCCTTACATTTGTCGATTAATAGATGCATCTACTATTGAAGTCGATATTACAAAAGATCAAAACGTTAATTTGCTTTTTCAACAATTAACCGAACATGGAATAAGCATTGCCAGCTTAAGAAATAAATCCAGTCGTTTAGAAGAATTATTTATTCATTTAGTAAACAAGAAATAA
- a CDS encoding ABC transporter permease, translated as MIRKQWIALKTIAYGEIARFMRVWVQSLMPPVITIILYFLVFGHFIGPHLQNDYGVPYMEFIVPGLVMMAIVMSSYNNTSFSFFMARFQRSIEEILVSPVDKNVLMLGFCIGGMARGLLTGLMVTLASFIFTHSVPKHIEIVLLSAILASLFFSLAGFTNAIFSKRFDDISTIPTFVLTPLIYLGGVFYSISQLPPAWQVASYFNPIMYIVSIFRYGFLGIESTNFGYSVITLVMFVVALYSCNIYLLKKGVGIRT; from the coding sequence ATGATAAGAAAACAATGGATTGCATTAAAAACGATTGCCTATGGTGAAATAGCACGATTTATGCGCGTTTGGGTTCAGTCGTTGATGCCTCCAGTAATTACAATAATCTTGTATTTTTTAGTATTTGGACATTTTATTGGGCCGCATTTGCAAAATGATTATGGTGTTCCGTATATGGAGTTTATCGTTCCAGGATTAGTTATGATGGCGATTGTAATGAGTTCTTATAATAACACTTCGTTTTCTTTTTTTATGGCGCGATTTCAACGTAGTATTGAAGAAATCCTTGTTTCTCCTGTTGATAAAAATGTATTAATGCTGGGATTTTGTATTGGAGGCATGGCGCGAGGTTTGTTAACCGGGTTAATGGTTACATTGGCTTCTTTTATATTTACACATAGCGTTCCAAAGCATATTGAAATTGTGTTGCTGAGCGCGATTTTAGCTTCATTATTTTTTTCGCTTGCTGGATTTACTAATGCCATTTTTTCTAAAAGATTTGATGACATTTCAACCATACCCACATTTGTTTTGACGCCACTGATTTATTTAGGAGGTGTCTTTTATTCGATATCGCAATTACCACCTGCGTGGCAAGTGGCGTCTTATTTTAATCCTATCATGTATATTGTTTCTATTTTTCGCTATGGATTTTTAGGAATAGAATCAACAAATTTTGGCTATAGCGTTATTACCTTAGTGATGTTTGTTGTGGCATTATATAGCTGCAATATCTACCTTTTAAAAAAAGGTGTAGGAATTCGGACCTAA
- a CDS encoding 16S rRNA (uracil(1498)-N(3))-methyltransferase, with protein MRIYRVYCTFSLLQPEIVLNKETSHHLANVLRCQIGDICHVFDGCGNEVKAKISAINKSQIILHTLEIVKNETESCLKIHLFQALCKGDKMDVIIQKAVELGVAEITPLLTERCDVKLTGDRLEKKMTHWRNIIINATEQSGRAVLPRLHYPFSFDESIQSQAQNLRLLFTPHTNHRISQVGIDPVLAQQTIAIFIGPEGGFSELEESRAFNQGVYAAVLGKRILRTETASLAIITSLQTLWGDFS; from the coding sequence ATGCGAATTTATCGTGTTTATTGCACATTCTCATTATTGCAACCTGAAATTGTGTTAAATAAAGAAACCAGCCATCATTTAGCCAATGTTTTACGTTGCCAAATAGGTGATATCTGCCATGTTTTTGATGGTTGCGGTAATGAAGTTAAAGCAAAAATTTCTGCGATTAATAAGTCACAAATCATTCTTCATACCCTAGAGATAGTAAAGAATGAAACTGAATCCTGTTTAAAAATACATTTGTTTCAAGCTTTATGCAAAGGCGATAAAATGGATGTCATCATACAAAAAGCAGTTGAGTTAGGCGTGGCGGAAATTACCCCATTATTAACAGAGCGATGTGATGTCAAGTTAACTGGTGATCGTTTAGAAAAAAAAATGACGCATTGGCGGAATATTATTATCAATGCTACAGAGCAATCTGGTCGCGCCGTGTTGCCTCGATTACATTACCCTTTTTCTTTTGACGAAAGCATTCAATCGCAAGCGCAGAATCTACGTTTGTTATTTACACCACATACCAACCATAGAATTTCACAGGTAGGAATAGATCCTGTGCTTGCACAACAAACTATTGCCATATTTATTGGCCCAGAAGGCGGTTTTAGTGAATTGGAAGAATCACGAGCTTTCAATCAGGGGGTTTATGCTGCTGTCCTAGGAAAGCGAATCCTTAGAACGGAGACGGCTTCACTTGCCATAATCACTAGCCTACAAACATTGTGGGGGGATTTTTCTTGA
- a CDS encoding ATP-binding protein, with protein MKRTFYLHQIAKMFNVHPISALLGPRQCGKTTLAKMYASEKEQVHFFDLEDPTDLYRLQTPKLALANLTGLVVIDEIQKIPDLFSYLRVLVDNNPNVQLLILGSASRDLIRQSSETLAGRIGYIELTPFSLQEVFDQEKLLLYGGFPRAYLADSWESSVQWLKSYISTFLERDIPNLGIQIPPEMLRRFWLMLAHYHGGIFNASEIARSLQISGPSTRRYLDILTGTFMVRQLSPWFANIKKRQVKQPKIYFKDSGIYHALVGVTTKEALNTYAKLGSSWEGFALEEIIRVHRAVPEECYFWATHSGAELDLLIVQEGKKHGFEFKYSDVPRLKASMMTAFEDLNLDSLTVIYPGDKNFQLSESHSSIIACGLSLYVENKIGEAE; from the coding sequence ATGAAAAGAACGTTTTATCTTCACCAAATTGCTAAAATGTTCAATGTGCACCCTATTTCAGCTCTGTTAGGTCCACGACAATGCGGTAAAACAACCTTGGCAAAAATGTATGCGAGTGAAAAAGAGCAGGTTCATTTTTTTGATTTAGAAGATCCAACCGATTTATATAGACTGCAAACACCTAAATTAGCTTTGGCTAACTTAACTGGTCTAGTAGTTATTGATGAAATTCAAAAAATACCAGATCTTTTTTCTTATCTTCGTGTTTTAGTTGATAATAATCCTAATGTGCAGCTTCTTATATTAGGCAGCGCTTCACGTGATTTGATTCGTCAATCTTCAGAAACACTTGCTGGTCGCATTGGTTACATAGAGCTTACGCCATTTTCATTACAAGAAGTCTTTGACCAAGAAAAACTATTACTTTATGGTGGATTTCCTCGTGCTTATCTTGCAGATTCATGGGAGTCTAGCGTTCAATGGTTAAAAAGTTATATTTCTACTTTTCTTGAAAGAGATATTCCTAATTTGGGCATACAAATCCCCCCCGAAATGTTACGTCGTTTTTGGCTAATGTTAGCCCACTATCATGGGGGGATATTTAATGCTTCGGAAATTGCACGATCTTTGCAAATAAGTGGACCAAGCACCCGTCGCTACTTAGATATTTTGACAGGAACATTTATGGTCAGACAATTGTCTCCATGGTTTGCTAACATTAAAAAGCGTCAAGTGAAACAGCCCAAAATTTATTTTAAAGATAGCGGCATTTATCATGCTTTGGTTGGCGTCACAACAAAAGAAGCATTAAATACTTATGCAAAATTAGGTTCTTCTTGGGAGGGATTTGCATTAGAAGAAATTATTCGAGTCCATCGAGCAGTCCCAGAAGAATGTTATTTTTGGGCTACACATTCTGGCGCTGAATTAGATTTGCTCATTGTTCAGGAAGGTAAGAAGCATGGGTTTGAATTTAAATATTCCGATGTTCCTCGATTAAAAGCATCCATGATGACAGCATTTGAAGATCTTAATTTAGATAGTTTAACAGTAATCTATCCTGGAGATAAAAATTTTCAATTAAGCGAATCTCACTCGTCAATTATAGCATGTGGGTTAAGCCTTTATGTTGAAAATAAAATAGGAGAAGCTGAATGA